In Streptomyces flavofungini, one DNA window encodes the following:
- a CDS encoding DUF4238 domain-containing protein, translating to MSAPKLHHYVPQSYLARFGRGDMVRVRRRCPSKTHLANVKNVAAETGFYTITDDNGMPSTAIEHELSALEGQGLAALRRIDETGMPPAVGTDDRELLCLYLAVQFARTPRRRTIPLFGRNVTAYANGREVDLALMTEYLTRKHLGHPPQAAEAQGAWDYYHGTRAMNGGSDPTHDEAVTMTLSSVQACIPQYRARHWRLETSRKPNFLTSDAPLVLWRPETPDDAYRGFGLEGAHEIRFPVSPTAQLVLIPGQGTSAEEVKLSRVISCNQDLADSCGQVVVGHPERPTALDRVQLTKRGPTLRFNTAPGIRKNLDGTEEPMGDILHMYTTRR from the coding sequence GTGTCTGCACCGAAACTCCATCACTATGTGCCTCAGAGCTACCTGGCGCGATTCGGGCGAGGCGACATGGTCAGGGTGAGGCGTCGATGCCCGTCGAAGACGCACCTCGCCAACGTCAAGAACGTCGCCGCCGAGACTGGCTTCTACACGATCACGGACGACAACGGCATGCCCTCCACGGCCATCGAGCATGAGCTCAGCGCCCTGGAAGGACAGGGGCTTGCCGCCCTGCGCCGAATAGACGAGACGGGAATGCCGCCGGCCGTCGGCACCGACGACCGCGAACTGCTCTGTCTCTACCTGGCTGTGCAGTTTGCCAGGACCCCGCGGCGGCGCACGATTCCGCTCTTCGGGCGCAACGTCACCGCGTACGCGAACGGCCGGGAGGTCGACCTGGCGCTGATGACCGAGTACCTCACCCGCAAGCATCTCGGTCACCCGCCACAAGCAGCCGAAGCCCAGGGCGCCTGGGACTACTACCACGGCACCCGAGCGATGAACGGCGGCAGCGACCCCACCCACGACGAAGCGGTCACCATGACGCTCAGCTCGGTTCAGGCGTGTATCCCGCAGTACCGTGCTCGGCACTGGCGGCTCGAGACCAGCCGCAAGCCGAACTTCCTCACCTCCGATGCGCCCCTCGTACTCTGGCGCCCGGAAACTCCGGATGACGCCTACCGGGGGTTCGGCCTGGAAGGTGCCCACGAGATCAGGTTTCCGGTCAGCCCCACGGCCCAGCTCGTACTCATCCCCGGCCAGGGGACATCCGCTGAAGAGGTCAAGCTCAGCCGAGTGATCAGCTGCAACCAGGACCTCGCGGACAGCTGCGGACAGGTCGTCGTCGGCCACCCGGAACGGCCCACAGCACTCGACAGGGTTCAGCTCACCAAGCGCGGGCCCACGCTGCGCTTCAACACGGCCCCCGGCATCCGGAAGAACCTGGACGGCACGGAAGAGCCCATGGGCGACATCCTGCACATGTACACGACCCGCCGCTGA
- a CDS encoding AAA family ATPase, with product MLVTSVEIETFRNITNKQTMVVDPEVTCLIGKNESGKTTVLKALHRLNPANNADDFHVTTDYPRRHLATDRRKKNLDTVAPVTAFFKLEDADFDAIEELVGVRPPAQAYATASRLYDGSLQADVHCALEDVLADVFEEVGVDDEEDQKAITGDHTTIEAVSAAAKARAKEVGSGKKTARVKAIEKVPAELDRYKKYVEEGLDDEEHEQLIELLPKFFYFSTYEMLPGDCDLHALAERARAKQWERGDETMMSLLRLAGEGPDDFLDEDYASRKAELQAASLGLSAQVFEYWKQNEDLSVSFDTDLIAMPPDPNGQPQPHHRLLKIELRDDRHGGVETNFSTRSTGFQWFFSFLAAFSAYRDTDERVVVLLDEPGTSLHGEAQGDFLRYVYSELGPKQQVLYTTHSQHMIDPTRYETMRAIHDQATRTDPNLGVVITSVSLSTDPKTILPVEAALGYSVAQHLFLGAGPLLAVEGSSDFVFLMRMSDHLVSQGRTGLDPRLAIIPVGGIGNMPAFIAVMGRRLSVRALIDGAETTKVTAKVLSAAEAAEVDTSHITVIGQLDGLPETADIEDLFSTKDYLWLYNKATEVTVNEEDLITPDKPLPILKRIGIAREKQHKPRDFDHVGPAHQLTRDKDAFFAQVDDDTLDRFETVFKKLTA from the coding sequence ATGCTGGTGACGTCCGTGGAGATCGAGACGTTCCGCAACATCACGAACAAGCAGACCATGGTGGTCGACCCCGAGGTCACGTGCCTGATCGGCAAGAACGAGTCGGGCAAGACGACAGTCCTGAAGGCCCTGCACCGGCTGAACCCCGCCAACAACGCCGACGACTTCCACGTCACCACCGACTACCCGCGGCGGCACCTGGCCACGGACCGGCGCAAGAAGAACCTCGACACGGTCGCCCCCGTGACGGCCTTCTTCAAACTGGAAGACGCCGACTTCGACGCGATCGAGGAACTGGTCGGCGTACGGCCGCCGGCCCAGGCGTACGCCACGGCGTCCCGCCTCTACGACGGCAGCCTCCAAGCCGATGTGCACTGCGCCCTCGAGGACGTCCTGGCGGACGTCTTTGAAGAGGTCGGCGTCGACGACGAGGAGGACCAGAAGGCCATCACCGGGGACCACACGACCATCGAGGCCGTGAGCGCCGCGGCGAAGGCCCGAGCCAAGGAAGTCGGCAGCGGCAAGAAGACGGCCCGGGTCAAGGCGATCGAGAAGGTCCCGGCCGAGCTGGACCGCTACAAGAAGTACGTCGAAGAGGGCCTCGATGACGAGGAGCACGAGCAGCTGATCGAGCTGCTCCCGAAGTTCTTCTACTTCTCCACCTACGAGATGCTCCCGGGCGACTGCGACCTCCACGCGCTCGCCGAACGCGCGAGGGCCAAGCAGTGGGAGCGCGGCGACGAGACCATGATGTCCCTGCTCCGCCTCGCTGGCGAGGGCCCGGACGACTTCCTGGACGAGGACTACGCCAGCCGCAAGGCCGAGCTCCAGGCCGCCAGCCTGGGCCTGAGCGCTCAAGTCTTCGAGTACTGGAAGCAGAACGAAGACCTCAGCGTCTCCTTCGACACCGACCTGATCGCCATGCCCCCGGACCCCAACGGTCAGCCGCAGCCCCACCACCGGCTGCTCAAGATCGAGCTGCGCGACGACCGGCACGGCGGCGTGGAGACCAACTTCTCCACCCGCTCCACCGGCTTCCAGTGGTTCTTCTCCTTCCTCGCCGCATTCAGCGCCTACCGCGACACCGACGAACGCGTCGTCGTCCTGCTCGACGAGCCGGGCACCAGCCTGCACGGCGAGGCCCAAGGCGACTTCCTCCGCTACGTCTACAGCGAGCTCGGGCCCAAGCAGCAGGTCCTCTACACCACCCACTCCCAGCACATGATCGACCCCACGCGGTACGAGACCATGCGCGCCATCCACGACCAGGCGACCCGTACCGACCCGAACCTGGGCGTGGTCATCACCTCGGTCAGCCTGTCCACGGACCCCAAGACGATCCTGCCGGTGGAAGCGGCGCTCGGATACTCCGTGGCGCAGCACCTGTTCCTGGGCGCCGGCCCGCTCCTGGCCGTGGAAGGCAGCAGCGACTTCGTCTTCCTCATGCGCATGTCCGACCACTTGGTCAGCCAGGGCCGCACCGGCCTGGATCCCCGGCTGGCCATCATCCCGGTCGGAGGCATCGGCAACATGCCGGCCTTCATCGCCGTCATGGGACGCCGGCTGTCCGTCCGCGCGCTCATCGACGGGGCCGAGACCACCAAGGTGACCGCCAAGGTCCTCAGCGCCGCCGAGGCCGCCGAAGTCGACACGTCCCACATCACCGTCATCGGCCAGCTCGACGGCCTCCCGGAGACGGCCGACATCGAGGATCTGTTCTCCACCAAGGACTACCTTTGGCTCTACAACAAGGCCACCGAGGTCACCGTCAACGAGGAAGACCTGATCACCCCCGACAAGCCCCTCCCGATCCTTAAGCGCATCGGGATCGCCCGGGAGAAGCAGCATAAGCCCCGGGACTTCGACCACGTCGGCCCCGCACACCAGCTCACCCGGGACAAGGACGCCTTCTTCGCGCAGGTCGACGACGACACCCTCGACCGCTTCGAGACGGTCTTCAAGAAGCTCACGGCCTGA